GTAATGGGACAGAGATCTTGTACGCAAAAGCCCAATTGTTTAGAAGGTTGACGGTCACAAAGAAAGCTGTGTATACCAGCCATGATCTTAGAGGGATTACACGCCGACTAAGAAACAGTGACTGAGGGCCCGCCGACAGAGACAGGAAGCTTGGAGATGTTAACAGTGCAGTCACGATGAACTGTGCAAATGTTATGAGGGGTCCTTGCGGTGCGAACattagagaagaagacgaaaaaaaaCTATTTTTGGGATCGAAGCGAGAGATAACAATTACCTGAGCTCGGTTGCTCCCTGTGTCGCGACATCAGTTATCGCTTCTTGGTACTTAATTTGCACACACGACTTACTTGATGATGGCTTCCAGGGCAAAGACCTGTAATTCAACTGtcagaaagagaggcaaTTCATCAAGTACTACCCACCTACATTGGCACAACAACCACCGAAAATCAGCGAGATCATCAAAACTATAGTTGTCCAGCCGGGAAGGACAGTATAAGCCGCTGCAGTGGTTATGCTACCTAGGCTCGCATGTGGCTCCTTTGGTTCGTCACGCTCAGTCAGATGATCATCAATCTCTAAGGTTCCGGCATGTTGTTTGGACATCTTTTCTTGATGAGCGACTATATGAACGTCATAGAAAGGAGAGCCTTGGCTTGCAAAAGAGGATGGACGGGTCGGTTTAGCGCAATAGCGAAGTTGAAACGTCTCTGGATTTTAGTTAAAGAACACATGAAGCACTGTTTGAAGGAACAGATGATCACAGCTGATCAAGTCAATGAGCCTGGTGGAAATTACTCTCTGACTACTAGTTAATTCCTCCTTGTTGACTAGCTATATCTGACACTGATTAGTCATCAGTCACAACAGTACTCTATACATTACGGACGATTCCTGGTACATATGCACATATGTATAGCGGCTAGCCTTACCTTATCAGGCTCTTTTCCTTAACTGGCTCGCCTCCTCTATGGCAATCAACTATCATGACTCATGAGATATAACTAGCGAAAGCTTCGGCTTGATGCCTGCATTAAACTAAGAACTCAGGATCAGCTACTGCAACGAAAGATGTCACAaatcatcaacaatatcatcatcgctcAAGATAAGCTTCTCCCCCTCTTGCTCGTAGTTTGGTGGCAGCTGAGGCCCAAAAGTGTTGCTTTTGAGATCTGTTGAGTATAGCATTTGAGAGGTACCGTGGCTGGCAGAAGCCAAACCTGAACGGTTTACATCAGGGTTATTTCCCAGGCAATTGTTTGGGCACCCGGATCCATGAAATCCAGTAATCCTCCGAAGCTGGGCAATCTCGGCCTCACCGCGATAAATCTTTGTAAGATATGGTAGGTGGTACAGCACGAGATCTTGGCGGGGTATCATGGTCACAATTCCCCCTGGATCATTGCGGTAATCTTCTACGCGACCTGACTTGCATCTTGTAAACGACGACGCGGACAAGCCAGGATCCGGGCCTGCCGATGTCCCGCGGTATGAATTCAGCAGCTTTTTAACCCAGACATTCGTAAGGCCTCCAATCTCCTCGGCTTCCTGCATCAGTCGCAACGTGCTCGGAAAGAGCATTTTATGGGTATCGCTCGATCGATCTTCACCAGTTGATGTCGCTATACGTCTTTTCACTGGGTAAGGGAGAGCAAACAGTAAACCACGAGCCGCAACTTGGTAACTTATGTCTTCCTGCCGCATGACATCGACACCGGCATTGCTTCTATTCGTACGACTCCCGTATGAACTTTTATGGTCGATACATAACATATCACTGTCTGATAGAGCGACTATACATGCATCGACACAATCCACGAACGACGGACCATCGCAAGATGGTACGTAATTTTCATGCAGGGCACTAATGAAAGTTTGTGTATCAGTTCCTGTCTCTTCCACGAGCTCATTAACAGGGACCTGTGACACTTTCGGCCTGTCATGATGCCGCATATACTCTGGAGGCGATGGTAGTATAGGGCCTTCGGTTGCGACACCCGTATCGTCTCGCTTGTTGTATACGACCTTCCCGACAGCATGAAATATTCCTAGGCTAGCCTCCCTTTGGGTTACTAGCTTCAGTGTCTCCTTCTCCGCGGATGTAAGGATTACGTTATTGCGAGAAGATTTCTTTGCCCTTGTAGCAGGAATTCCCCAACGCCCAACATCAAGGCAGAGAAATTCTAGGGAGGCGACTGCACTTCGAATATCCCCTGATCTAGAAATACTTTGCAATATGGCAGGGCCTGGATCCTTATTGCGCCTGGAATGGCgagcttccttttccaaaATCAATTTCATGGCTTTATACATAAAAGTTGGAGCGATACTGTTGAAATCAACAATGGTTGTGCCGGGGTGATTGAAAAGTACCGGTCCGAGTAGCCGATGGACTGTTAAACTTTCCGATGAGGAACCTGATGTGAGATGGGTTTCTGATACGATTATCACAACAGGAGAAGAGCTGGCTTGGGCCTTGACCCCGCTTCGATTAAGTCCGTGAGAGGGCAATGTATTTTCCATAGCAAGATACCGCTGTAAAGATAGCCTGAATGCAGCCAAACTAGAAGAGCCTCGGTGCAAGAGAGTTGGGAACTCTTCAATCAGAATGATGCGCTGGCGATGGTAGCGATTGGAGTCCTGTGGGAATTCAGTGAGCTCGTCTAAATCAAGCTTTCTAAACTGATCACCGCGGCCTAGGAATTCTTCAAATTGAGCAGCAACAGATACATATGCTTTTGTAGCGAACTCTGAGACCGGGGGGTTCTTCCACTCGAGTATATCAAACCCTAGCGTCTGGGACAATATGTTTATTGTGGTCGTTTTACCGCTCCCCGCAGGACCTCGGAGGACAAGTAGTTTCTGTTATCGTCAAGACATAAACTCTAACGTGGATGCAAAAACAACTCTGGATCAGAAGTACATAAACGGCAGAGGGTGAATACTTACATGTTCCCCAGTTCCTGCAAAGGCGTTGCGAAGCCAGCTTTGCACATCTGAGACCTTTCTC
This window of the Aspergillus oryzae RIB40 DNA, chromosome 8 genome carries:
- a CDS encoding putative cell cycle checkpoint protein Rad17 (checkpoint RAD17-RFC complex, RAD17/RAD24 component); translation: MADRPSKRQRILVIQPSAQDAELGTENKQRPTCISSRRAKADPGALSTNSSQPETRRIPSGPNRTYSSLRVHPSSPPSDKGTRTTPASSLHKFFGPAIIEQRWPSRNLEATCLPTKEAMEGINGNEEDNDDIIDDDYDSYDELFTQHLANEEAVRNTTKDQTPWQVQSPKGRTSVARKSADPRKRFVLPLVSDHENNDSSPIHSQAHKLPWAQQYSPTNLDELVVHKRKVSDVQSWLRNAFAGTGEHKLLVLRGPAGSGKTTTINILSQTLGFDILEWKNPPVSEFATKAYVSVAAQFEEFLGRGDQFRKLDLDELTEFPQDSNRYHRQRIILIEEFPTLLHRGSSSLAAFRLSLQRYLAMENTLPSHGLNRSGVKAQASSSPVVIIVSETHLTSGSSSESLTVHRLLGPVLFNHPGTTIVDFNSIAPTFMYKAMKLILEKEARHSRRNKDPGPAILQSISRSGDIRSAVASLEFLCLDVGRWGIPATRAKKSSRNNVILTSAEKETLKLVTQREASLGIFHAVGKVVYNKRDDTGVATEGPILPSPPEYMRHHDRPKVSQVPVNELVEETGTDTQTFISALHENYVPSCDGPSFVDCVDACIVALSDSDMLCIDHKSSYGSRTNRSNAGVDVMRQEDISYQVAARGLLFALPYPVKRRIATSTGEDRSSDTHKMLFPSTLRLMQEAEEIGGLTNVWVKKLLNSYRGTSAGPDPGLSASSFTRCKSGRVEDYRNDPGGIVTMIPRQDLVLYHLPYLTKIYRGEAEIAQLRRITGFHGSGCPNNCLGNNPDVNRSGLASASHGTSQMLYSTDLKSNTFGPQLPPNYEQEGEKLILSDDDIVDDL